CGAATTTCGACACCATCAGGATGATCTTCGGCCGGCGCGCGGCATCGACTACCTCGGCATCCATGCCATAGCCGTTGATCGCGGGGGCGAGCCGGGCGCGGACGGCCTCGGCCTCGGCGGGCGCGGCGGTGTGGAAGGCCACGCGCATGAAGAAGAGATTGCTTTCGGGGTCGCGGAACTGGGCGCTGTCTTGGATGTTCCCGCCCAGTGCGGTGACGGCATTTGCGACGGTGGCGACGATCCCGGGCTGGTCGTCGCAGGTGAGCGTCAGGATGAAATCGGTCGAGGCCATGGGCGGGATCCTTGCCTGAATGTCGTGAACGCGCGTTTCGGCGCCTTGCGTTATGGAGAAAGGCCCGGCGCGAGTGCAAGCGCCATTCCGGTGCCGCCGCTTTGGGACCCGGTCGCGACATCGCCCTGCCGCCGGCCGGGCGCGCTCTTGCAGCATGCGCGGCAGGGGGCTAAACGCGGGGACGGATTTCAAGAGCACGGAAAGGCGGCCCCATGTCCATCGACATCGACACCGCGCGGCGGGTGGCGCACCTCGCCCGGATCGCCGTTCAGGAAGACGACCTGCCGGCGCTGGCGCAGGAGCTGTCGGGCATCCTGACCTTCATGGAAGAGCTGAACGAGGTCGACGTGACCGGCATCGAGCCGATGACCGGGGTCACGCCGATGCGGCTGAAACGGCGCGCGGATGTCGTGACCGATGGCGAGATGCAGGACCGCATCCTGTCGAATGCGCCCGATGCGCGCGAGGGCTTCTTCGCGGTTCCCAAGGTGGTGGAGTAACGCCATGAGCGATCTGACCAGGCTGACCATTGCCGAGGCGCGCGAGGCGCTGCGCAAGGGCGAGACCACTTCGGTGGCGCTGACAGAGGCCTATCTCTCGGCCATCGACGGTGCGGATGCGCTGAACGCCTTCGTCCACAAGACCCCCGAGATCGCGCTGGAACAGGCCAAGGCCGCCGATGCCCGGATCGCGGCGGGCGATGCGCCCGCGCTTTGCGGCATGCCGCTGGGGATCAAGGATCTCTTCTGCACCAGGGGCGTGGCCTCGCAGGCCGCCTCGAAGATCCTCGACGGCTTCAGGCCCGAATATGAATCGACCGTCAGCCAGAACCTCTGGGATGCGGGCGCGGTCATGCTGGGCAAGCTCAACATGGACGAATTCGCCATGGGCTCGTCGAACGAGACCAGCACCTATGGCAATGCGGTCAACCCCTGGAAGGTCGACGACCGGCAACTGACCCCGGGCGGGTCCTCGGGCGGGTCGGCCTCGGCGGTGGCGGCCGATCTGTGCATGGCCGCGACCGGCACCGATACCGGCGGCTCGATCCGCCAGCCCGCGGCCTTCACCGGCATCGTCGGCATCAAGCCCACCTACGGGCGCTGCTCGCGTTGGGGGATCGTGGCCTTCGCCTCGTCGCTGGATCAGGCCGGGCCGATGACCAGGACGGTCCGCGACGCGGCGATCATGCTGGGCGCGATGTCGGGCCATGACCCGAAGGATTCGACCAGCGCCGACATTCCGGTGCCGGATTTCGAGGCGATGCTGACCGGCGATATCCGCGGCAAGACCATTGGTATCCCCAAGGAATACCGCATGGAGGGCATGCCCGCCGAGATCGAGAAGCTGTGGTCGGACGGCGCCGAGATGCTGAGGGATGCGGGTGCCGAGATCGTCGAGATCAGCCTGCCGCACACGAAATACGCGCTGCCCGCCTATTACGTGATCGCACCGGCCGAGGCTTCGTCGAACCTCGCGCGTTATGACGGTGTGCGCTACGGCCGCCGGGCCCGGCTGGGGCAGGGCGACGGCATCGTCGAGATGTACGAGAAGACCCGCGCCGAGGGCTTCGGCAAGGAGGTCCAGCGCCGGGTGATGATCGGCACCTATGTGCTGTCGGCCGGCTTCTACGACGCCTATTACAACCGCGCCCGCAAGGTCCGCGCGCTGATCAAGCGCGATTTCGACGAGGTCTTCGCCGCAGGGGTCGATGCGATCCTGACCCCCGCGACGCCCTCGGCGGCCTTCGGTCTGGGCGAGATGGCCGATGCCGATCCGGTGGCGATGTATCTCAACGACGTCTTCACCGTGACCGTCAACCTTGCCGGCCTGCCGGGGATCTCGGTGCCGGCCGGGCTCGATGCCCAGGGGCTGCCGCTGGGGCTTCAGCTGATCGGCCAGCCCTGGGGTGAAGGCGAGTTGCTGAACACCGCACATGTTCTTGAGCGGGCCGCGGGATTTGTTTCCAAGCCCGCGAAATGGTGGTAAGGCGCGCCGGATCACTGGGATTGACACCACGAACAGGATGGA
The genomic region above belongs to Rhodovulum sulfidophilum DSM 1374 and contains:
- the gatC gene encoding Asp-tRNA(Asn)/Glu-tRNA(Gln) amidotransferase subunit GatC, with amino-acid sequence MSIDIDTARRVAHLARIAVQEDDLPALAQELSGILTFMEELNEVDVTGIEPMTGVTPMRLKRRADVVTDGEMQDRILSNAPDAREGFFAVPKVVE
- the gatA gene encoding Asp-tRNA(Asn)/Glu-tRNA(Gln) amidotransferase subunit GatA, which translates into the protein MSDLTRLTIAEAREALRKGETTSVALTEAYLSAIDGADALNAFVHKTPEIALEQAKAADARIAAGDAPALCGMPLGIKDLFCTRGVASQAASKILDGFRPEYESTVSQNLWDAGAVMLGKLNMDEFAMGSSNETSTYGNAVNPWKVDDRQLTPGGSSGGSASAVAADLCMAATGTDTGGSIRQPAAFTGIVGIKPTYGRCSRWGIVAFASSLDQAGPMTRTVRDAAIMLGAMSGHDPKDSTSADIPVPDFEAMLTGDIRGKTIGIPKEYRMEGMPAEIEKLWSDGAEMLRDAGAEIVEISLPHTKYALPAYYVIAPAEASSNLARYDGVRYGRRARLGQGDGIVEMYEKTRAEGFGKEVQRRVMIGTYVLSAGFYDAYYNRARKVRALIKRDFDEVFAAGVDAILTPATPSAAFGLGEMADADPVAMYLNDVFTVTVNLAGLPGISVPAGLDAQGLPLGLQLIGQPWGEGELLNTAHVLERAAGFVSKPAKWW